The proteins below are encoded in one region of Triticum aestivum cultivar Chinese Spring chromosome 1B, IWGSC CS RefSeq v2.1, whole genome shotgun sequence:
- the LOC123142768 gene encoding histone H3.2 — MARTKQTARKSTGGKAPRKQLATKAARKSAPATGGVKKPHRFRPGTVALREIRKYQKSTELLIRKLPFQRLVREIAQDFKTDLRFQSSAVSALQEAAEAYLVGLFEDTNLCAIHAKRVTIMPKDIQLARRIRGERA, encoded by the coding sequence ATGGCCCGCACCAAACAGACGGCGAGGAAGTCCACCGGCGGCAAGGCGCCGAGGAAGCAGCTGGCGACCAAGGCCGCCCGCAAGTCCGCCCCGGCCACCGGCGGCGTCAAGAAGCCCCACCGCTTCCGCCCCGGCACCGTCGCGCTCCGCGAGATCCGCAAGTACCAGAAGAGCACCGAGCTGCTCATCCGCAAGCTCCCCTTCCAGCGCCTCGTCCGGGAGATCGCCCAGGACTTCAAGACCGACCTCCGCTTCCAGTCCTCCGCCGTCTCCGCCCTGCAGGAGGCCGCCGAGGCCTACCTGGTGGGGCTGTTCGAGGACACCAACCTCTGCGCCATCCACGCCAAGCGCGTCACcatcatgcccaaggacatccaGCTCGCCCGCCGCATCCGTGGCGAGAGGGCCTAG